One stretch of Argiope bruennichi chromosome 3, qqArgBrue1.1, whole genome shotgun sequence DNA includes these proteins:
- the LOC129963124 gene encoding cytochrome P450 4c3-like: MFVPVVLIGIAFMMFLKYAFYRQKYNQELPGRQLRFFDVLGNVPDIPFKVHRKLGLSFNVSVQQAFGGYARLFRKEKLFCFWIIYFPFVFLLNAEAVEALINGTKHMEKVWSYNFLHPWLGTGLLTSHGSKWKSRRKLLTASFHFDILKDFLPIFNKQAQILAMRLKRDITKDFIDIVTPVTLCSLDIICETTLGVSISAQENGESQYVKSVMRASDIVMERMANCWLWTDFIFQFTKTGKEFKHHLQVLHEFTRSIIREKKKRILSENHNNQGKRKRMALMDLLLEHHIKTKDLTEEDIREEVDTFAFEGHDTTSMGICWALYLIGLHKDVQEKVREELNQIFGDDTERDVNTDNLKDMKYLDCVLKESQRLFPSVPVIGRQTSEDTTICGYPVPKGWSCAVLVYELHRDESVFPNPEKFDPDRFLPENSLNRHPYAYIPFSAGPRNCIGQKFAQMEQKVIVSTILRHYAIESLDSRDKLIIVPELILRPTGPIRLRIRPTEKQH, translated from the exons ATGTTTGTCCCCGTTGTGCTAATTGGGATTGCTTTTATGATGTTTCTAAAATATGCCTTTTACAGACAGAAATACAACCAAGAATTGCCAGGAAGACAGCTGAGATTCTTTGATGTTTTAGGCAACGTACCTGACATTCCTTTCAAAGTACACAGAAAATTAGGATTATCTTTCAATGTTT CTGTTCAACAAGCCTTTGGTGGTTATGCACGTTTATTTCGAAAAGAGAAATTGTTCTGCTTCTGGATAATTTACTTTCCTTTTGTCTTTCTTTTAAACGCTGAAGCAGTGGAG GCACTGATTAATGGAACTAAACACATGGAAAAGGTGTGGTCATACAATTTTCTTCATCCTTGGTTGGGCACAGGACTGTTGACTAG ccaTGGTTCCAAGTGGAAATCTCGAAGGAAATTATTGACAGCCTCTTTTCACTTCGATATTTTGAAGGATTTCCTGCCGATTTTCAATAAACAGGCACAAATCTTGGCGATGAGGTTAAAGAGGGACATAACAAAGGATTTTATTGACATTGTAACGCCTGTAACACTCTGCAGTCTTGATATTATTTGCG aaacaACTTTAGGAGTCTCTATTTCAGCACAAGAAAATGGTGAATCGCAGTATGTGAAATCAGTAATGAG AGCATCGGATATTGTTATGGAGAGAATGGCTAATTGTTGGTTGTGGACAGACTTCATATTTCAATTCACTAAAACCGGTAAAGAATTCAAGCATCATCTACAAGTTCTTCATGAATTTACCCGATCT atcatacgagaaaaaaagaaaaggatccTTAGTGAAAATCATAACAATCAAGGCAAACGTAAACGGATGGCTTTGATGGATTTATTGCTTGAACATCACATCAAAACCAAAGATTTGACTGAAGAAGATATCAGAGAAGAAGTCGACACCTTTGCTTTTGAA GGTCACGATACCACTTCTATGGGCATTTGTTGGGCCTTGTATCTGATCGGATTACACAAAGACGTTCAGGAGAAAGTTCGCGAGGAGTTAAATCAGATATTTGGAGATGATACCGAAAGAGACGTCAATACGGATAACCTGAAAGACATGAAATACCTGGATTGTGTTCTCAAG GAATCTCAAAGATTGTTTCCCTCTGTGCCTGTCATTGGAAGACAAACAAGCGAAGACACAACAATTT GTGGTTATCCAGTGCCTAAGGGATGGTCCTGCGCAGTATTGGTTTACGAATTGCACAGAGATGAGAGTGTATTCCCAAATCCTGAAAAATTTGATCCAGATCGTTTTCTTCCAGAGAATTCTCTTAATCGTCATCCATATGCCTACATTCCCTTCTCAGCTGGCCCCAGAAATTGTATTG GTCAAAAATTCGCTCAAATGGAACAGAAAGTTATCGTTTCTACAATTCTGAGACATTACGCCATTGAATCTTTGGACTCGAGGGACAAGCTTATTATTGTTCCAGAGCTCATTCTCAGGCCTACTGGTCCTATTAGATTGAGAATTAGACCAACCGAAAaacaacattga